A genomic segment from Lutibacter sp. A80 encodes:
- a CDS encoding nucleotide exchange factor GrpE produces the protein MSTKKDSKDEKEILDKETTQQETNEISAEEQLKLDVAEEKDKFLRLFAEFENYKKRTSKERVELFKTANEDLMTVLLPILDDFDRGLNEIKKAKDKALLKGMELIKDKFYNTLTKKGLTHIKVEQGDIFDVELHEAITQIPAPSEDLKGKIIDIVEQGYKLGDKIIRYPKVVIGQ, from the coding sequence ATGAGCACAAAGAAAGATTCAAAAGACGAAAAAGAGATTCTCGATAAAGAAACAACACAACAAGAAACTAATGAAATTAGTGCAGAAGAGCAGTTAAAGCTTGATGTTGCTGAAGAGAAAGATAAATTTTTACGATTATTTGCTGAATTTGAAAACTATAAAAAACGTACTTCTAAAGAACGTGTTGAATTGTTTAAAACTGCCAATGAAGATTTAATGACAGTTTTACTGCCTATTTTAGATGATTTTGACAGAGGTTTAAATGAAATTAAAAAAGCAAAAGACAAAGCACTTTTAAAAGGAATGGAACTTATTAAAGATAAGTTTTATAATACCTTAACTAAAAAAGGCTTAACTCATATTAAAGTAGAGCAAGGGGATATTTTTGATGTAGAATTGCATGAAGCAATTACTCAAATTCCAGCACCTTCTGAAGATTTAAAAGGAAAAATAATTGATATTGTTGAACAAGGTTATAAGTTAGGGGATAAAATAATAAGATACCCTAAAGTAGTTATTGGACAATAG
- the murA gene encoding UDP-N-acetylglucosamine 1-carboxyvinyltransferase, which yields MATFVIEGGNKLSGEITPQGAKNEALQVICAVLLTKEKVTISNIPDIRDVNKLIFILGELGVKIEKTASDTYTFQADDLNLEYLESEKFKQEGSSLRGSIMIVGPLLARFGKGYIPRPGGDKIGRRRLDTHFDGFIKLGATFRYNKDEKFYGVEAEFLTGANMLLDEASVTGTANIVMAAVMARGITTIYNAACEPYLQQLCKMLNSMGAKIRGVGSNLLIIEGVKTLTGCYHRILPDMIEIGSWIGMAAMTKSSITIKNVSWDDLGLIPRVFQKLGINLERRGDDIFIPEQENYEIQDFIDGSILTISDAPWPGFTPDLLSIVLVIATQAKGSVLIHQKMFESRLFFVDKLIDMGAKVILCDPHRATVIGMNHESSLKGTVMTSPDIRAGISLLIAALSAKGTSTIHNIEQIDRGYQNIDERLRAIGAKITRVD from the coding sequence ATGGCAACATTTGTAATTGAAGGAGGAAATAAGTTAAGTGGAGAAATTACGCCTCAAGGAGCAAAAAACGAAGCTTTACAAGTAATTTGTGCAGTTTTATTAACAAAAGAAAAAGTTACAATTAGTAATATTCCAGATATTAGAGATGTTAATAAGCTAATATTTATTCTTGGAGAATTAGGTGTAAAAATAGAAAAAACAGCTAGTGATACCTATACTTTTCAAGCAGATGATTTAAACTTAGAATATCTAGAATCTGAAAAATTTAAGCAAGAAGGTAGCTCTTTAAGAGGTTCTATTATGATTGTTGGACCTTTGTTAGCACGTTTTGGAAAAGGTTATATTCCTAGACCTGGAGGTGATAAAATTGGAAGAAGACGTTTAGATACTCATTTCGATGGTTTTATAAAATTAGGTGCAACATTTAGATATAATAAAGACGAAAAGTTTTATGGTGTAGAAGCCGAATTTTTAACTGGAGCTAATATGCTTTTAGATGAAGCTTCAGTAACTGGAACAGCTAATATTGTAATGGCTGCAGTAATGGCAAGAGGTATTACCACTATCTACAATGCGGCTTGCGAACCATATTTACAGCAACTTTGTAAAATGCTAAATAGTATGGGAGCAAAAATTAGAGGTGTTGGTTCTAATTTATTAATAATTGAAGGTGTAAAAACACTAACCGGTTGCTACCATAGAATTTTACCAGATATGATTGAGATTGGTAGCTGGATTGGTATGGCTGCTATGACAAAATCTTCAATTACAATAAAAAATGTAAGTTGGGACGATTTAGGATTAATTCCGCGTGTTTTTCAAAAATTAGGAATTAATTTAGAAAGAAGAGGAGATGATATTTTTATTCCAGAACAAGAAAATTATGAAATCCAAGATTTTATAGATGGATCTATTCTAACAATTTCAGATGCACCTTGGCCAGGCTTTACTCCAGATTTATTAAGTATTGTATTAGTTATCGCTACACAAGCAAAAGGAAGTGTTTTAATTCATCAAAAAATGTTTGAAAGTCGCTTGTTTTTTGTTGATAAATTAATAGATATGGGAGCTAAAGTTATTTTATGCGACCCTCACAGAGCAACTGTAATAGGAATGAATCACGAGTCTAGTTTAAAGGGAACAGTAATGACTTCACCAGATATTAGAGCAGGTATTTCTTTGTTAATAGCGGCACTTTCAGCTAAAGGAACAAGTACCATACATAATATTGAACAAATAGATAGAGGTTATCAAAATATAGATGAACGTTTACGAGCTATTGGAGCTAAAATTACCAGAGTAGATTAA
- a CDS encoding DUF4290 domain-containing protein: protein MEFDLEYNGERPHLIIPEYGRHIQKLVDNCVALEDVEERNKMAKAIVDVMGNLQPHLRDVPDFKHKLWDQLFIMSDFKLEVDSPYDKPLKEELQAKPEPLAYPKSASKYRFYGNNIQTMIDVALTWDEGEVREALYFAIANHMKKCYLNWNKDTVEDKVIFKHLKELSHNKIDLTETNETLSEVKDLMRKRKSSNKNRQSDSRKKSYRFK, encoded by the coding sequence ATGGAATTTGATTTAGAATACAATGGGGAAAGACCTCATTTAATTATACCTGAGTATGGAAGACATATTCAAAAATTGGTAGATAATTGTGTTGCTTTAGAAGATGTTGAAGAACGTAATAAAATGGCAAAAGCTATAGTAGATGTTATGGGAAATTTACAACCTCATTTACGAGATGTGCCAGATTTTAAACATAAACTGTGGGATCAATTATTTATAATGTCTGATTTTAAATTAGAAGTAGATTCTCCTTACGATAAACCTTTAAAAGAAGAATTACAAGCAAAACCGGAACCTTTAGCATACCCAAAATCGGCATCTAAATACCGTTTTTATGGAAATAATATTCAAACCATGATTGATGTTGCCTTAACGTGGGATGAAGGTGAAGTTAGAGAGGCGTTGTATTTTGCAATTGCAAATCATATGAAAAAATGTTACTTAAACTGGAATAAAGATACAGTTGAAGATAAAGTAATTTTTAAACATTTAAAAGAGTTATCTCACAATAAAATTGATTTAACTGAAACTAACGAAACTTTATCTGAAGTTAAAGATTTAATGCGTAAAAGAAAGTCTTCAAATAAAAATAGACAATCAGACTCAAGAAAAAAGTCTTATAGATTTAAATAA
- a CDS encoding ATP-dependent helicase has product MINYLENLNESQKAAVVHKEGPMIIIAGAGSGKTRVLTYRIAHLMNQGVDSFNILSLTFTNKAAREMKNRIADVVGASEAKNLWMGTFHSVFARILRTEGAHLGYPSNFTIYDTQDAVRLLSSIIKEMQLDKDKYKPKQVLSRISSFKNSLITVKAYYNDPDLIEADKMAQRPKMGEIYHQYVERCFKAGAMDFDDLLLRTNELLTRFPAVLAKYQDRFKYILVDEYQDTNHSQYLIVRALADRFQNICVVGDDSQSIYAFRGANIQNILNFQRDYEKVQIFKLEQNYRSSNNIVQAANSVIEKNKTKLDKEVWTENSEGPKVKVMRTYTEGEEGRFIADSIFDNMMNLQLKSSDFAILYRTNAQSRALEDALRKKDIKHKIYGGLSFYQRKEIKDTLAYLRLLINPNDEEALKRVINYPLRGIGASTVDKLSVAANHYKISIFELLKNLHNYDLKLNSGVKNKLDGFITMIQHFQIEAQTKNAFEVAELVVKQTRLIRDLEKDGTPEGVSRVENVQELLNGIKDFIDVQKEKDEEDSLAFFLEDVALATDFDSDKKDDTPRVSLMTIHLAKGLEFPYVYVVGLEENLFPSAMSMNTRSELEEERRLFYVALTRAEKQAYLTYAQTRYRWGKLVDCEPSRFLEEIDDKFLEYLTVKEPQTSQNKYINEDIFGSVPKNKIRFKKPIQRTPVKKNEAPKIKFQPPKNLKKVAHTNPSKANLFDNNVSVGNVVSHTKFGKGEVLSLEGSGANQKAEIRFASVGVKKLLLQFAKLTIIS; this is encoded by the coding sequence GTGATAAATTACTTAGAAAATCTTAACGAATCTCAAAAAGCAGCGGTTGTTCATAAAGAAGGACCAATGATAATAATTGCCGGAGCTGGCTCAGGTAAAACACGTGTGTTAACTTATAGGATAGCGCATTTAATGAATCAAGGTGTTGATTCGTTTAATATTTTATCGTTGACTTTTACTAATAAAGCTGCACGAGAAATGAAAAATAGGATTGCCGATGTTGTTGGTGCTTCAGAAGCTAAAAACCTGTGGATGGGAACATTCCACTCTGTTTTTGCACGTATTTTACGAACTGAAGGAGCACATTTAGGTTATCCTTCAAATTTTACAATTTACGATACTCAAGACGCTGTAAGGTTGCTTTCTTCTATAATTAAAGAAATGCAATTAGATAAGGATAAATACAAACCAAAACAGGTTTTAAGTAGAATTTCATCCTTTAAAAATAGTTTAATAACCGTAAAAGCATATTATAACGATCCAGATTTAATTGAAGCTGATAAAATGGCACAACGTCCAAAAATGGGTGAAATCTACCATCAATATGTAGAGCGTTGTTTTAAAGCTGGAGCAATGGATTTTGACGATTTATTGTTAAGAACTAACGAGTTATTAACACGTTTCCCGGCAGTATTGGCTAAATATCAAGATCGATTTAAGTATATTTTGGTTGATGAGTATCAAGATACTAATCACTCGCAATACTTAATTGTTAGAGCTTTGGCAGATCGTTTTCAAAATATTTGTGTAGTTGGAGATGATTCGCAAAGTATTTATGCATTTAGAGGGGCAAATATTCAGAATATATTAAATTTTCAACGAGATTATGAAAAAGTTCAAATTTTTAAATTAGAACAAAATTATCGTTCATCAAATAATATTGTTCAAGCAGCAAATTCTGTAATTGAAAAAAATAAAACCAAATTAGATAAAGAAGTTTGGACAGAAAATAGTGAAGGCCCAAAAGTGAAAGTAATGCGTACCTACACAGAAGGTGAAGAAGGGCGTTTTATAGCTGATTCTATTTTTGATAATATGATGAATTTGCAACTGAAAAGTTCAGATTTTGCCATTTTGTATAGAACAAATGCGCAGTCAAGAGCACTTGAAGATGCACTTAGAAAAAAAGATATTAAGCATAAAATTTATGGTGGATTGTCTTTTTATCAACGTAAAGAAATAAAAGATACTTTGGCTTATTTGCGTTTATTAATTAACCCAAACGATGAAGAAGCACTTAAAAGAGTTATAAATTATCCATTGCGAGGCATTGGTGCTAGTACGGTTGATAAACTTTCTGTAGCTGCAAATCATTATAAAATATCAATTTTTGAATTATTAAAGAATTTACACAATTACGATTTAAAATTAAATTCAGGTGTTAAAAATAAATTAGATGGTTTTATTACTATGATCCAGCATTTTCAAATAGAAGCGCAAACTAAAAATGCGTTTGAAGTAGCTGAATTAGTTGTAAAACAAACACGTTTAATTCGAGATTTAGAAAAAGATGGAACTCCCGAAGGAGTTAGTAGAGTAGAAAATGTTCAAGAATTATTAAACGGAATTAAAGATTTTATTGATGTTCAAAAAGAAAAAGATGAAGAAGATTCTTTAGCTTTCTTTCTTGAAGATGTAGCACTTGCCACAGATTTTGATAGTGATAAAAAAGATGATACTCCTAGAGTTTCATTAATGACAATTCACTTAGCAAAAGGTTTAGAATTTCCGTATGTGTATGTTGTTGGTTTAGAAGAAAATCTATTTCCTTCAGCAATGAGTATGAATACACGAAGTGAGCTTGAAGAAGAACGTAGATTATTTTATGTAGCGTTAACTAGAGCCGAAAAACAAGCATATTTAACCTATGCCCAAACACGTTACCGTTGGGGTAAATTAGTAGATTGTGAGCCAAGTCGATTTTTAGAGGAAATTGATGATAAATTTTTAGAATATTTAACCGTAAAAGAACCGCAAACCTCCCAAAATAAATATATTAACGAAGATATTTTTGGAAGTGTTCCTAAAAATAAAATTAGGTTTAAAAAACCAATACAGCGTACTCCAGTTAAAAAAAATGAAGCTCCTAAAATTAAATTTCAACCACCAAAAAATTTAAAAAAAGTAGCGCATACAAATCCTTCAAAAGCAAATTTATTTGATAATAATGTTAGTGTTGGAAATGTTGTAAGTCATACAAAATTTGGAAAAGGAGAAGTATTAAGTTTAGAAGGTAGTGGTGCAAATCAAAAGGCTGAAATAAGGTTTGCCTCTGTTGGCGTAAAAAAGTTACTATTACAATTTGCTAAGCTTACAATTATTAGCTAA
- a CDS encoding patatin family protein, with the protein MKKALVISGGGSKGAFAGGVAQYLLKNKHNKYDLFIGSSTGSLMVSHLALGKIDDLKRLYTSVNQHTIFSNNPFVIKKQHGEKIITINHFNILWNFINGRKTFGESKNLRKLIKKEVTEEIYNKIQETEVDAVVTVSNLSLNQVEYKSIKDCSYNDFCDWIWASCNYVPFMSLTDKNGCQYADGGFGCLVPIKEAISRGAKEIDAIILETEVTQINRLHSKNAFSLLFSVFDFMLEHVERHNITIGKLSAKHQDVKLNLYYTPTVLTTNSLIFDKKLMSKWWKAGFKYAKNKDHETMNSFRADVLK; encoded by the coding sequence ATGAAAAAAGCATTAGTAATTTCTGGTGGTGGAAGCAAAGGAGCATTTGCAGGTGGAGTTGCTCAGTATTTATTAAAAAATAAACATAATAAGTACGATTTATTTATAGGTTCTTCAACAGGAAGTTTAATGGTTTCTCATTTAGCCTTAGGTAAAATTGATGATTTAAAAAGATTGTACACTTCTGTAAATCAGCATACAATATTTAGTAATAATCCTTTTGTTATTAAAAAGCAGCATGGTGAAAAAATTATTACAATAAATCATTTCAATATTTTATGGAATTTTATCAACGGAAGAAAAACTTTTGGAGAAAGTAAAAATTTAAGAAAACTTATAAAAAAAGAAGTTACAGAAGAAATTTACAATAAAATTCAAGAAACAGAAGTAGATGCAGTTGTAACTGTTTCTAACTTATCTTTAAATCAGGTTGAATATAAATCTATAAAAGACTGTTCTTATAACGACTTTTGCGATTGGATTTGGGCTTCTTGCAATTATGTGCCATTTATGAGTTTAACCGATAAAAACGGTTGCCAATATGCAGATGGCGGTTTTGGTTGCCTGGTGCCAATTAAAGAAGCGATTTCACGTGGAGCTAAGGAAATTGATGCCATTATTTTAGAAACAGAAGTAACACAAATAAATAGATTGCATTCAAAAAATGCTTTTTCTTTATTGTTTAGTGTATTTGATTTTATGTTAGAACATGTAGAACGACATAATATTACAATAGGTAAATTGTCTGCGAAACATCAAGATGTTAAACTAAATTTATACTATACGCCTACAGTTTTAACTACAAATTCTTTAATTTTTGATAAAAAATTAATGTCTAAATGGTGGAAAGCAGGATTTAAATATGCTAAAAATAAAGACCATGAAACTATGAATTCTTTTAGAGCAGATGTTTTAAAATAA